One window of Candidatus Kuenenbacteria bacterium genomic DNA carries:
- a CDS encoding type IV secretion system DNA-binding domain-containing protein, which produces MGFDNIAPTILKVLLVPGIVVLVLLSGLFLIRKILRAGVSLPHAFSKVILRVGLPKEINIEDARKDITREQVIEKISQAEELFASIGGLHVSHGLNNFLFGRHDHLSFEIVALDGKINFFVATPNYLRRYIEQQIHAQYPHAQIEEVEDYNIFRPQGTVAGAHLQFGRSYIFPLKTFRKMDSDPLDAVTNSLSKLSDFDGASIQIIVRSASKGWRSSSLSVVKEMQKGKTINQALSAAGAVSGLGRFGAATWGILKEFTVAGTSGKTQEQKQKEQEAKGYITPHKLSAMEEETAKGIEEKASKAGLDINIRIITSATDHATAASLLDSILNSFSQFNVYEYGNKFIIKKHTKIDNLVRDFIYRNFEPKHKLIVNAEELASIFHFPLPTCETPNINWLHSRKAAPPVEMPRDGLILGKNIYRGEEKVVRIKDADRRRHVYIIGMTGVGKSVLMENMIKQDIESGKGVCVIDPHGGLAEKALEFVPPERVEDVIYFNPADIERPVGLNMLEADTVEEMDFVTQEMVQIFYKLVTDPAMIGPMFEHNMRNAMFTLMADKENPGTMAEIPRIFTDEAFQRYKLQFVTDPMVRAFWEKEMAKTSDFHKSEMLGYLISKVGRFVENEMIRNIIGQPKSGFDFKDVMNKSKILIINLSKGQVGEVNSNLLGLIAVSKLQMAAFSRANLPESERKDFYLYIDEFQNYVTDSIATILAEARKYKLNLIMAHQYIGQLVNNQDTRIRDAVFGNAGTIISFRVGVEDAETMAKQFAPVFGEYDVMNIEKYNAYIRLLIDNTASRAFNMACYPPAEGDLALAGKIKELSRLKYGRERSVVSSEIMEHSRLGEASREARPQLSESSL; this is translated from the coding sequence ATGGGCTTTGATAATATCGCCCCCACTATATTAAAAGTCCTCCTCGTCCCCGGCATTGTTGTTTTAGTTTTGCTGTCGGGCCTTTTCTTGATCCGCAAAATTCTTCGTGCCGGCGTTAGTTTGCCTCACGCTTTTTCCAAGGTAATTTTACGGGTTGGCCTGCCAAAAGAAATAAATATCGAAGATGCCAGAAAAGACATCACCCGCGAGCAGGTAATTGAAAAAATATCTCAAGCTGAAGAGTTGTTTGCCTCCATCGGCGGGCTACACGTCAGCCATGGCCTGAATAATTTTCTTTTTGGCCGACACGATCATCTTTCTTTTGAGATAGTCGCCCTCGATGGCAAGATAAACTTTTTTGTGGCCACTCCGAATTACCTCCGCCGCTATATTGAACAACAGATTCACGCCCAATATCCACACGCCCAGATTGAAGAGGTCGAGGACTACAATATTTTTCGCCCCCAGGGTACCGTCGCCGGAGCACACCTGCAGTTCGGCCGTTCTTATATTTTTCCTCTCAAAACTTTCCGCAAGATGGACTCTGACCCGCTCGATGCCGTCACCAACTCATTGAGCAAACTCAGTGATTTTGATGGCGCGTCTATCCAGATAATAGTTCGTTCAGCTTCAAAGGGTTGGCGGTCATCGAGCCTCTCGGTGGTCAAGGAAATGCAAAAAGGGAAAACCATAAACCAAGCCCTTAGTGCAGCCGGTGCCGTTTCTGGGCTTGGCCGTTTTGGCGCTGCCACCTGGGGTATTTTAAAAGAATTTACTGTCGCAGGCACCTCGGGCAAAACTCAAGAACAAAAACAAAAAGAGCAGGAAGCTAAAGGCTATATTACCCCCCACAAGCTTTCCGCCATGGAAGAAGAGACCGCCAAAGGCATTGAAGAAAAAGCATCCAAGGCAGGTTTGGATATAAATATCCGCATAATCACCTCAGCCACTGATCACGCAACCGCCGCCTCTCTTTTGGACAGCATTTTAAATTCTTTTTCCCAGTTCAATGTCTATGAATACGGCAATAAATTTATTATCAAAAAACACACCAAGATTGACAATTTGGTTAGGGACTTTATTTATCGCAACTTTGAGCCCAAACACAAATTGATTGTCAATGCTGAAGAGTTGGCTTCTATTTTTCACTTTCCTCTGCCCACCTGTGAGACGCCGAACATCAACTGGCTTCACAGCCGCAAAGCTGCTCCGCCGGTAGAAATGCCGAGGGATGGTTTGATTCTTGGTAAAAATATTTATCGTGGTGAGGAAAAAGTCGTCCGCATCAAAGACGCTGATCGTCGCCGCCACGTCTATATTATTGGTATGACTGGCGTGGGTAAATCAGTGCTCATGGAAAATATGATCAAGCAGGATATTGAAAGCGGCAAGGGCGTCTGTGTTATAGACCCGCATGGCGGCCTGGCCGAGAAAGCTCTAGAGTTTGTGCCGCCAGAGCGAGTTGAAGACGTTATTTATTTCAACCCGGCTGACATTGAAAGGCCAGTTGGTCTGAATATGCTCGAGGCCGACACTGTCGAAGAAATGGATTTTGTCACGCAGGAGATGGTCCAGATTTTCTATAAATTAGTCACTGACCCGGCCATGATCGGTCCGATGTTCGAGCACAATATGCGCAATGCCATGTTCACCCTCATGGCCGACAAGGAAAACCCCGGTACTATGGCCGAGATCCCGCGCATCTTTACTGATGAAGCTTTCCAGCGCTACAAACTGCAGTTTGTGACTGACCCGATGGTCAGAGCTTTTTGGGAAAAAGAAATGGCCAAGACTTCTGATTTTCACAAATCAGAGATGCTCGGTTATTTAATCTCCAAAGTCGGTCGTTTCGTGGAAAACGAGATGATCCGCAATATTATTGGCCAGCCCAAGTCCGGTTTTGATTTCAAGGATGTCATGAATAAAAGTAAGATTCTCATTATCAATCTCTCCAAAGGTCAAGTCGGTGAAGTCAACAGTAATTTGCTCGGCCTGATTGCTGTTTCTAAGCTCCAGATGGCGGCCTTTTCTCGGGCCAACCTGCCAGAAAGCGAGAGAAAAGATTTTTACCTATATATTGATGAGTTTCAAAATTATGTGACCGATTCTATTGCCACTATTTTGGCTGAAGCCAGGAAATATAAACTAAACCTTATTATGGCACATCAGTATATTGGCCAGTTGGTCAATAATCAGGACACGCGTATCCGCGATGCCGTTTTTGGCAATGCCGGCACCATTATCTCTTTCCGGGTTGGCGTCGAGGATGCTGAGACTATGGCCAAGCAGTTTGCCCCAGTTTTTGGCGAGTATGATGTGATGAATATCGAAAAATACAATGCCTATATCCGGCTTCTGATCGACAATACCGCTTCCCGTGCTTTCAATATGGCCTGTTATCCGCCAGCAGAAGGGGATTTAGCCCTAGCTGGCAAAATAAAAGAACTCTCCCGCCTCAAATATGGCCGCGAACGCTCGGTTGTTTCCTCCGAGATCATGGAGCACTCTCGTCTGGGTGAAGCCAGTCGCGAAGCCAGGCCACAACTGTCAGAAAGCAGTTTATAA
- the rpmA gene encoding 50S ribosomal protein L27, producing MAHRKAGGSTKLGRDSVSKRLGVKATAGEKVKSGDILVRQRGAKIHPGLNTRKGGDDTIYAVKEGKVEFITRKVMKFNGQLKATKFANVK from the coding sequence ATGGCACATCGAAAAGCAGGCGGCTCAACAAAATTGGGACGAGATTCCGTATCAAAGAGACTCGGCGTCAAAGCTACGGCTGGTGAGAAAGTAAAATCCGGCGATATTTTGGTCCGTCAAAGAGGGGCAAAAATACATCCGGGGCTCAACACCAGAAAGGGTGGCGATGACACAATATACGCGGTCAAAGAAGGTAAAGTAGAATTTATAACCAGAAAAGTAATGAAATTTAATGGCCAACTCAAGGCCACAAAATTTGCTAATGTAAAATAG
- the pilO gene encoding type 4a pilus biogenesis protein PilO yields the protein MHKKYYLIIGTLIFIGLMLIFFVIAPAANQIKKDKLLISAEKNNLKDLLALGQNITTNQKNLNYVEKNLEALGEPFLKKGEELKFITDLERIATENGIEQEILFNNDSGEAPGGAKIVPVEIRLNGGLHNTMNYINSLEKINYYININRIRINSSGTVNYTKKAGQQTAKDGKAEEVIVEEHILSVNISAITYWK from the coding sequence ATGCATAAAAAATATTATCTTATAATCGGTACTTTGATCTTCATCGGCTTGATGCTGATATTTTTTGTTATTGCTCCAGCGGCTAACCAAATAAAAAAAGACAAGCTTCTGATTAGTGCCGAAAAAAACAATCTAAAAGATCTCCTGGCTCTCGGGCAAAACATCACCACAAACCAAAAAAATCTAAATTATGTAGAAAAAAACTTAGAAGCGCTCGGTGAACCCTTTTTAAAAAAGGGCGAAGAATTAAAATTTATTACTGACCTAGAAAGAATAGCTACCGAAAATGGGATAGAGCAGGAAATTCTTTTTAATAATGATAGCGGTGAAGCCCCTGGGGGAGCAAAAATAGTACCAGTGGAGATAAGGCTGAATGGCGGTCTCCATAACACAATGAATTATATAAATAGCTTGGAAAAAATCAATTATTATATAAATATAAATAGAATAAGAATAAATTCTTCTGGAACAGTAAACTACACGAAAAAAGCTGGCCAACAAACAGCAAAAGACGGGAAAGCAGAAGAAGTGATCGTAGAAGAACATATTTTGTCGGTAAATATTTCCGCTATCACCTATTGGAAATAA
- the pilM gene encoding type IV pilus assembly protein PilM, which translates to MRLIGSPKKIFGLDISDLSIKAIEIGIRAGKKYIRAMGSAAVPLGYIEDGEIKNEEGVAEIIKKILEKSEKKFTSKYAVLSLPETKTFIKVIEIPEKNQPVKETIREELPRHMPISSEDVQMDWQGNNEDQKNKKFLVGVVPQSVAEEYTNVCKMAGVGVAALEIEAQAIARSVLAEENKTKDINWLSKLINKKDSPKNKNRDYPPKIIVDFGATRTSLILVDEGFIQFTNNLNKISGKNITDKISRELSLSEDEAEKAKIICGTNPKRCKGAVLKIINNNIDELINEIINADNFYQTHFGKDTSSLEIVLCGGGANMFNLDGILEDRLGRKVEYGDPLKNIETKPEKREGLLSYTTAIGLALRNYLEKND; encoded by the coding sequence ATGCGCCTTATTGGTTCACCAAAAAAAATATTTGGCCTAGACATCTCTGATTTGTCTATAAAAGCAATAGAAATAGGGATAAGGGCTGGGAAAAAATATATAAGGGCGATGGGCTCAGCCGCTGTGCCTTTGGGCTATATAGAAGATGGGGAGATAAAAAATGAAGAGGGAGTGGCAGAAATAATAAAAAAAATTCTGGAAAAATCAGAAAAAAAATTTACCAGCAAGTATGCTGTTTTGTCGTTGCCCGAGACCAAAACTTTTATAAAAGTCATAGAGATCCCTGAAAAAAATCAGCCCGTGAAAGAAACTATCAGGGAGGAGCTGCCGAGGCATATGCCCATATCGTCTGAAGATGTGCAAATGGACTGGCAAGGTAATAATGAAGACCAAAAAAATAAAAAATTTTTAGTAGGTGTGGTGCCACAATCGGTAGCCGAAGAATACACTAATGTTTGCAAAATGGCCGGAGTGGGTGTTGCTGCTTTGGAAATAGAGGCCCAAGCAATAGCTAGGAGTGTTTTGGCCGAGGAAAACAAGACAAAAGATATCAATTGGCTATCAAAGCTAATAAACAAAAAAGATAGCCCCAAAAACAAAAATCGTGATTATCCCCCAAAAATAATTGTTGATTTCGGTGCGACAAGAACCAGCCTGATTTTGGTTGATGAGGGCTTTATCCAGTTTACCAACAACCTCAACAAAATATCGGGCAAAAATATTACTGACAAAATATCAAGAGAGTTGTCGCTGAGCGAAGACGAGGCTGAAAAGGCAAAGATAATTTGTGGCACAAACCCCAAGAGGTGCAAGGGGGCGGTATTAAAGATTATAAACAACAACATCGATGAATTGATAAATGAAATAATAAATGCTGATAATTTTTATCAAACCCATTTTGGTAAAGATACCAGCAGTCTGGAGATTGTTTTGTGCGGAGGCGGAGCCAATATGTTTAATCTTGACGGAATACTTGAAGATAGGCTTGGTCGGAAAGTGGAATATGGTGACCCATTGAAAAATATAGAAACAAAACCAGAAAAAAGGGAAGGGTTATTATCATATACAACGGCTATTGGGCTGGCCCTTAGAAACTACTTAGAAAAAAATGATTAG